In a genomic window of Gadus chalcogrammus isolate NIFS_2021 chromosome 17, NIFS_Gcha_1.0, whole genome shotgun sequence:
- the arhgef40 gene encoding rho guanine nucleotide exchange factor 40 isoform X1, which produces MGSEAVEDCVQGALSSLYPPFESTAPPLLSQVFSVLESTYQHDSLRYLLDYFVPAKHLLYKLQQHACSQYLGCLFLHSGWPLCLGEKVVVQLSTLDWRLLRSTDFYLQVVPFSTRCPRLALKCLAPGGRTVQEILVPESQHPLVFTTEWLHSVNRERGHKREVGGGLDTCLVSTCDGVVRLPWKEVVYPKFIHDPTEDPGLMSHGGGSAPGRLPSEGGSSGGGLGGWGGSSSGDPDSWSWDEEEEEQDDNNNNNTGGGGGGGGGTTAGRDPEPALPRRRRSEDGLGRTSRYLQTDGDYVELLEPRGGPDGGADARQAQPSSSSSSSRYLEMHAISKTKTLPLCRRSYAIKLKRGKAWGYGKAEGSGSFRNVIGGKRDVTSTHRGDTLPAQPSPPRADEQGGVGRSYSSSLHDSDDGEKARESQGVYFEGPSKERRPGVGKEREGVGLSQPCRDGGKEHEGVSDTLASKGSQGLTNHKLLHTIEGQSDPGSQSDSVFEDADKPLSGDSDSTTPTSEAPECVLKAGTPLADLPGSGANATVPLVDGVSTKKCQLMGQSGTCAGSADPNASQEPEKNVVKTAGRDLPQGRDVRAAAVRAPRRKRKGKGAQRRARSGGRGNQKASKALPKAPPPLPARPSSAKPPITKDSQLEIAEESSGRDKEQTSSNQGAEETQPRKGSTETQTESDSISQSGTSLSNHDASESGPETPRPVLSENPSAEAPPLLRELDSDLLQSGKFKLSGTVDRLGRALVVTETHVPEEGYSAEEMARVLSCYHRITRPAAKEKGLTVLIDSRQSPPSPLFLSALNHFQVLVPGGLGSVLVLLEEQQDATALELEPLEVHAVQGTGVLQQYVDRQQLLTDMGGDFSHAHADWLLFRLSLESLTERCEGALSLLGEALRSMDAEPMPDNIKAVPLSIEKHRGLMMDVLADQRLTELQQRGGAWLAGLTNSTSGLAHKSPDCKAALAATSDLYESVDDALHRLVRMSNQRGCDLEALGRLAGLVDKLEKCDQEIREVQSQLEEYKDPPLSLSRLSVKQHKFKSFRETANDVHSESLQVLGRLEVWADLDWSGLRDVQLLLPPVRERLIDMSHLLSHRWSCLDNTQRLLTTLTEATQWCDAVSSASPSSSPLASLPPIPPSRFQDARSLALELGGGPLLDLWTQTMERYQRTVAQVKPRLLQGPGHAQGPQAGKGPKTPWTSSLWELMGPEGEGEGDWGGGGGADGPLGTLQAWGSLASLFRPQTCSTLKIAEPAGPRKEGGGGASGGAGGGAGGFLQNLLNPAKKTVAADAPVFQKPPRRRHPSFDLQALLAPRRSTPTPPPAPPPPPCSTLAPPCRASPMSWLGRRAALVDPVVTATLAATIPMWGDGGGDGRATGDRGGGGGGAGGGVGGVRGGGVLIRGVEVSSKEVVDHTGSPRQHVLLGRMEREMGGERAGASTTTQSKLYLLWCRMLSAERQYVAVLKGAQETFLPLLELPDTPAALRGKADALFPCWAGLSSFHAQYLLPAMEGALLQSLLQHDCFSKYSDHFLQYSHYIRTKPELDSPLVTQASDFFKTKLPPSSPLFPMAFPRCLHAPLQRLEQYCHALQELGGLNPASDSALSMLRHAQRHGEDLRASDLIVGCPVCVSERGDLVRQGELVVCGGAGARRKKGGVRTVFLYQNILIFTKRRTCSAARTTYTHKHHIKSCEMGLTQSVGEDGLRFEVWVRQAPRGRDVLTLQTPTPALREAWAQDVARLLWTHAINNTELCLKESLCMGMSSKLLLDVTGPHCPETDSISTLTDRVHSSCSDSSSVGSQKEGGSPASGREPRRSSGSSCYTLQSGSPSTAV; this is translated from the exons ATG ggatcAGAGGCGGTGGAGGACTGTGTCCAGGGggcgctctcctctctctacccccccttcGAGAGCACcgcccctcctcttctctcacag gtATTCTCGGTGCTGGAGTCCACCTACCAGCATGACAGCCTCCGCTACCTGCTGGACTACTTCGTCCCCGCCAAACACCTGCTGTACAAACTGCAGCAGCACGCCTGC TCCCAGTACCTGGGCTGCCTGTTCCTGCACTCGGGTTGGCCGCTGTGTCTCGGGGAGAAGGTGGTGGTGCAGCTGTCCACCCTGGACTGGAGGCTCCTGCGCAGCACCGACTTCTACCTGCAGGTGGTGCCCTTCTCCACCAGGTGTCCCCGGCTGGCCCTCAAGTGCCTGGCCCCCGGCGGCCGCACGGTGCAGGAGATCCTGGTGCCCGAGTCGCAGCACCCCCTAGTGTTCACCACCGAGTGGCTGCACAGCGTCAACAGGGAGCGCGGGCACAAGCGTGAGg TGGGCGGTGGGCTGGACACCTGTCTGGTCAGCACCTGCGACGGCGTGGTCCGGCTGCCCTGGAAGGAGGTGGTCTACCCCAAGTTCATCCACGACCCCACCGAGGACCCGGGCCTCATGTCCCACGGCGGGGGCTCCGCGCCGGGCCGCCTCCCCAGCGAGGGGGGCAGCAGCGGCGGGGGGCTGGGCGGCTGGGGGGGCTCCTCCTCCGGAGACCCCGACTCCTGGTCctgggacgaggaggaggaggagcaggacgacaacaacaacaacaacaccggcggcggcggcggcgggggaggagggacaACGGCGGGTCGCGACCCCGAGCCAGCGCTCCCCCGACGCAGGCGCAGCGAGGACGGCCTGGGCCGGACCTCCAGGTACCTCCAGACGGACGGGGACTACGTGGAGCTGCTGGAGCCCCGGGGGGGGCCCGACGGGGGGGCCGACGCCCGGCAGgcgcagccctcctcctcctcctcttcctcgcggTACCTGGAGATGCACGCCATCAGCAAGACCAAGACGCTGCCGCTGTGCCGGCGGAGCTACGCCATCAAGCTGAAGAGGGGGAAGGCCTGGGGCTACGGGAAGGCAGAGGGATCCGGGAGCTTCCGGAATGTTATAGGCGGGAAAAGGGACGTGACGTCGACGCACAGGGGGGACACGTTACCGGCTCAACCCTCGCCCCCCAGAGCCGACGAGCAGGGCGGCGTGGGGCGCTCGTACTCCTCGTCTCTCCACGACTCGGACGACGGCGAGAAGGCCCGGGAGAGCCAGGGAGTTTATTTCGAGGGTCCGTCCAAGGAGAGGAGGCCCGGCGTGGgcaaggagagggaaggagtcgGCCTCTCGCAGCCGTGCAGGGACGGGGGTAAGGAACACGAGGGCGTCAGTGACACTTTGGCCAGCAAAGGCTCCCAAGGcttgaccaatcacaagctGTTGCACACGATTGAGGGCCAATCAGATCCCGGGTCCCAGTCGGACTCTGTGTTCGAGGATGCCGATAAACCACTGAGCGGGGACAGCGATTCCACCACGCCCACTTCAGAAGCTCCGGAATGCGTACTCAAAGCCGGCACGCCGTTGGCCGACCTTCCGGGAAGCGGGGCGAATGCCACCGTCCCATTGGTCGACGGAGTTAGCACGAAGAAATGTCAGTTGATGGGACAATCTGGAACGTGTGCGGGTTCTGCCGACCCAAACGCGAGCCAGGAACCGGAGAAGAATGTAGTGAAGACCGCTGGCAGGGACTTACCTCAAGGTAGAGACGtcagagcagcagcagtgcgGGCTCCCAG gagaaagaggaagggaaaggGGGCCCAAAGAAGGGCTCGCTCCGGTGGCCGTGGCAACCAAAAAGCTTCTAAAGCTCTGCCTAAAGCTCCGCCCCCACTTCCCGCCCGCCCTTCCTCCGCCAAACCGCCAATCACCAAGGACAGCCAATTAGAGATAGCAGAGGAGTCTAGTGGACGGGACAAAGAACAAACTTCGTCCAATCAGGGAGCTGAAGAAACCCAACCAAGGAAAGGCAGCACAG AGACTCAGACCGAATCTGACTCCATCAGCCAATCCGGTACGAGTTTGTCCAACCACGATGCTTCAGAGTCAGGACCTGAAACCCCTCGTCCCGTCCTATCAGAGAACCCGTCTgctgaagccccgcccctcctgaGGGAACTGGACTCTGATTTGTTACAGTCTGGGAAATTCAAGCTATCCG GTACGGTGGACAGGCTTGGCCGGGCTCTGGTCGTCACGGAAACCCACGTTCCTGAGGAGGGCTACAGTGCTGAGGAGATGGCCAGAGTTCTGTCCTGTTACCACAGAATCACTCG CCCGGCAGCCAAAGAAAAAGGCCTGACCGTGTTGATTGACAGCCGCCAGAGcccgccctcccctctcttcctgtcgGCTCTTAACCACTTCCAG gtctTGGTTCCAGGCGGTCTTGGTTCTGTTCTGGTTCTCCTGGAAGAACAACAGGATGCCACCGCTCTCGAGCTGGAACCACTGGAG GTCCACGCGGTCCAGGGGACCGGGGTCCTCCAGCAGTACGTGGACCGGCAGCAGCTCCTCACGGACATGGGCGGGGACTTCAGCCACGCCCACGCCGACTGGCTGCTCTTCAGGCTG AGCCTGGAGAGCCTGACAGAGCGGTGTGAGGGCGCCCTCTCACTGCTAGGAGAGGCACTGCGCTCCATGGACGCTGAACCCATGCCAGACAATATCAAG GCTGTTCCTTTAAGTATTGAAAAGCACAGAGGACTCATGATGGACGTCCTGGCCGACCAAAGACTAACAGAGCTGCAGCAGAGGGGTGGGGCCTGGCTCGCCGGATTAACCAATAGCACGTCAGGATTGGCACATAAATCCCCAGACTGCAA AGCTGCCCTCGctgcgacctctgacctctatgAGAGCGTGGACGATGCCCTTCACCGATTGGTCCGCATGTCCAACCAGAGAGGCTGCGACCTGGAGGCTCTCGGACGTCTGGCGGGGCTGGTGGACAAACTGGAGAAG tGTGACCAGGAGATCAGGGAGGTGCAGTCCCAGCTGGAGGAGTACAAAGACCCGCCCCTGTCCCTCAGCCGGCTGTCCGTCAAGCAGCACAAGTTCAAGAGCTTCAGGGAGACGGCCAAC GACGTCCACAGCGAGAGCCTCCAGGTGCTGGGCCGGCTGGAGGTGTGGGCCGACCTGGACTGGTCCGGCCTGCGGGAcgtccagctgctgctgccccccgtCAGGGAGAGGCTCATCGACATGAGTCACCTGCTCTCCCACCGCTGGAGCTGCCTGGACAACACCCAGAGGCTGCTCACCACGCTGACTGAG gccACCCAGTGGTGTGACGCCGTCTCCtcggcctccccctcctcctcccccctggcctccctcccccccatccccccctcccggtTCCAGGACGCCCGCTCCCTGGCCCTGGAGCTGGGCgggggccccctgctggacctgtGGACCCAGACCATGGAGCGCTACCAGCGGACCGTGGCGCAGGTGAAGCCCCGGCTCCTCCAgggccccggccacgcccagggGCCCCAGGCGGGGAAGGGGCCCAAGACCCCCTGGACCAGCAGCCTGTGGGAGCTGATGGGGCCcgagggggagggcgagggggactggggcggaggcggcggcgcgGACGGGCCCCTGGGGACCCTACAGGCGTGGGGGTCCCTGGCGTCGCTGTTCCGACCGCAGACCTGCTCCACGCTGAAGATCGCCGAGCCGGCCGGGCCCAGGAaggagggcgggggcggggcctcgggaggggcagggggcggagccggAGGGTTCCTGCAGAACCTGCTGAATCCGGCCAAGAAGACG GTGGCGGCCGACGCCCCCGTCTTCCAGAAGCCCCCCAGGCGGCGCCACCCCAGCTTCGACCTCCAGGCCCTGCTGGCCCCCCGTCGGTccacgcccaccccccccccggccccgcccccgcccccctgctccACCCTGGCCCCGCCCTGCCGCGCCTCGCCCATGTCCTGGCTGGGCCGCCGCGCCGCCCTGGTGGACCCCGTCGTCACGGCGACGCTGGccgccaccatccccatgtggggcgacggcggcggcgacggGAGGGCGACGGGAGAccgagggggaggcggaggaggagcggggggaggcgtgggaggagtcagaggcgGAGGTGTGTTGATCCGAGGCGTGGAGGTCAGCAGCAAGGAGGTGGTGGACCACACGGGGTCGCCACGGCAACACGTGCTGCTGGGACGCATGGAgcgagagatggggggagagagggcgggcgcctccaccaccacgcagag taaGCTGTACCTGCTGTGGTGCAGGATGCTTAGTGCTGAGCGTCAGTACGTGGCCGTGCTGAAGGGGGCGCAAGAGACCTTCCTCCCCCTGCTGGAGCTCCCGGACACCCCCGCCGCCCTGCGGGGAAAGGCCGACGCCCTCTTCCCCTGCTGGGCCGGCCTGAGCAGCTTCCACGCGCAGTACCTGCTCCCGGCCATGGAGGGCGCCCTGCTGCAGAGCCTGCTGCAGCACGACTGCTTCAGCAAATAC AGTGACCACTTCCTCCAGTACTCCCATTACATCCGGACCAAACCAGAACTGGACTCTCCGTTGGTCACACAGGCCTCCGACTTCTTCAAG acgaagctgcccccatcctcccccctcttccccatGGCGTTCCCCCGCTGTCTCCATGCCCCGCTGCAGCGTCTGGAGCAGTACTGCCACGCCCTACAGGAGCTGGGGGGCCTCAACCCCGCCTCCGACTCCGCCCTCTCCATGCTCAGACACGCCCAGCGCCACGGCGAGGACCTCCGCGCCAGCGACCTCATCGTCGGCTGTCCG gtgtgtgtgtcggagcgGGGGGACCTGGTGAGGCAGGGGGAGctggtggtgtgtgggggggcgggcGCCCGCAGGAAGAAGGGGGGGGTCCGGACGGTCTTCCTCTACCAGAACATCCTCATCTTCACCAAGAGGAGGACCTGCAGCGCCGCGCGcacaacttacacacacaaacaccacatcaag aGCTGCGAGATGGGCCTGACCCAGAGCGTGGGCGAGGACGGCCTGCGGTTCGAGGTGTGGGTCCGCCAGGCGCCGCGGGGCCGCGACGTGCTGACGCTGCAGACCCCCACGCCGGCGCTGCGGGAGGCCTGGGCGCAGGACGTGGCCCGGCTGCTCTGGACGCACGCCATCAACAACACGG AGCTGTGTCTGAAGGAGTCCCTCTGCATGGGCATGTCCAGCAAACTGCTGCTGGACGTCACCGGCCCCCACTGCCCCGAGACCGACTCCATCAGCACCCTGACCGACAGAG tccACAGTAGTTGTTCTGACTCGTCCTCGGTGGGGAGCCAGAAGGAGGGGGGGTCTCCCGCCTCTGGGAGGGAGCCCAGAAGGAGCTCTGGGTCCTCCTGCtacacactg CAGAGTGGCTCACCGTCCACAGCTGTGTAG
- the arhgef40 gene encoding rho guanine nucleotide exchange factor 40 isoform X2 has translation MGSEAVEDCVQGALSSLYPPFESTAPPLLSQVFSVLESTYQHDSLRYLLDYFVPAKHLLYKLQQHACSQYLGCLFLHSGWPLCLGEKVVVQLSTLDWRLLRSTDFYLQVVPFSTRCPRLALKCLAPGGRTVQEILVPESQHPLVFTTEWLHSVNRERGHKREVGGGLDTCLVSTCDGVVRLPWKEVVYPKFIHDPTEDPGLMSHGGGSAPGRLPSEGGSSGGGLGGWGGSSSGDPDSWSWDEEEEEQDDNNNNNTGGGGGGGGGTTAGRDPEPALPRRRRSEDGLGRTSRYLQTDGDYVELLEPRGGPDGGADARQAQPSSSSSSSRYLEMHAISKTKTLPLCRRSYAIKLKRGKAWGYGKAEGSGSFRNVIGGKRDVTSTHRGDTLPAQPSPPRADEQGGVGRSYSSSLHDSDDGEKARESQGVYFEGPSKERRPGVGKEREGVGLSQPCRDGGKEHEGVSDTLASKGSQGLTNHKLLHTIEGQSDPGSQSDSVFEDADKPLSGDSDSTTPTSEAPECVLKAGTPLADLPGSGANATVPLVDGVSTKKCQLMGQSGTCAGSADPNASQEPEKNVVKTAGRDLPQGRDVRAAAVRAPRRKRKGKGAQRRARSGGRGNQKASKALPKAPPPLPARPSSAKPPITKDSQLEIAEESSGRDKEQTSSNQGAEETQPRKGSTETQTESDSISQSGTSLSNHDASESGPETPRPVLSENPSAEAPPLLRELDSDLLQSGKFKLSGTVDRLGRALVVTETHVPEEGYSAEEMARVLSCYHRITRPAAKEKGLTVLIDSRQSPPSPLFLSALNHFQVLVPGGLGSVLVLLEEQQDATALELEPLEVHAVQGTGVLQQYVDRQQLLTDMGGDFSHAHADWLLFRLSLESLTERCEGALSLLGEALRSMDAEPMPDNIKAVPLSIEKHRGLMMDVLADQRLTELQQRGGAWLAGLTNSTSGLAHKSPDCKAALAATSDLYESVDDALHRLVRMSNQRGCDLEALGRLAGLVDKLEKCDQEIREVQSQLEEYKDPPLSLSRLSVKQHKFKSFRETANDVHSESLQVLGRLEVWADLDWSGLRDVQLLLPPVRERLIDMSHLLSHRWSCLDNTQRLLTTLTEATQWCDAVSSASPSSSPLASLPPIPPSRFQDARSLALELGGGPLLDLWTQTMERYQRTVAQVKPRLLQGPGHAQGPQAGKGPKTPWTSSLWELMGPEGEGEGDWGGGGGADGPLGTLQAWGSLASLFRPQTCSTLKIAEPAGPRKEGGGGASGGAGGGAGGFLQNLLNPAKKTVAADAPVFQKPPRRRHPSFDLQALLAPRRSTPTPPPAPPPPPCSTLAPPCRASPMSWLGRRAALVDPVVTATLAATIPMWGDGGGDGRATGDRGGGGGGAGGGVGGVRGGGVLIRGVEVSSKEVVDHTGSPRQHVLLGRMEREMGGERAGASTTTQSKLYLLWCRMLSAERQYVAVLKGAQETFLPLLELPDTPAALRGKADALFPCWAGLSSFHAQYLLPAMEGALLQSLLQHDCFSKYSDHFLQYSHYIRTKPELDSPLVTQASDFFKTKLPPSSPLFPMAFPRCLHAPLQRLEQYCHALQELGGLNPASDSALSMLRHAQRHGEDLRASDLIVGCPVCVSERGDLVRQGELVVCGGAGARRKKGGVRTVFLYQNILIFTKRRTCSAARTTYTHKHHIKSCEMGLTQSVGEDGLRFEVWVRQAPRGRDVLTLQTPTPALREAWAQDVARLLWTHAINNTELCLKESLCMGMSSKLLLDVTGPHCPETDSISTLTDRVHSSCSDSSSVGSQKEGGSPASGREPRRSSGSSCYTLSGSPSTAV, from the exons ATG ggatcAGAGGCGGTGGAGGACTGTGTCCAGGGggcgctctcctctctctacccccccttcGAGAGCACcgcccctcctcttctctcacag gtATTCTCGGTGCTGGAGTCCACCTACCAGCATGACAGCCTCCGCTACCTGCTGGACTACTTCGTCCCCGCCAAACACCTGCTGTACAAACTGCAGCAGCACGCCTGC TCCCAGTACCTGGGCTGCCTGTTCCTGCACTCGGGTTGGCCGCTGTGTCTCGGGGAGAAGGTGGTGGTGCAGCTGTCCACCCTGGACTGGAGGCTCCTGCGCAGCACCGACTTCTACCTGCAGGTGGTGCCCTTCTCCACCAGGTGTCCCCGGCTGGCCCTCAAGTGCCTGGCCCCCGGCGGCCGCACGGTGCAGGAGATCCTGGTGCCCGAGTCGCAGCACCCCCTAGTGTTCACCACCGAGTGGCTGCACAGCGTCAACAGGGAGCGCGGGCACAAGCGTGAGg TGGGCGGTGGGCTGGACACCTGTCTGGTCAGCACCTGCGACGGCGTGGTCCGGCTGCCCTGGAAGGAGGTGGTCTACCCCAAGTTCATCCACGACCCCACCGAGGACCCGGGCCTCATGTCCCACGGCGGGGGCTCCGCGCCGGGCCGCCTCCCCAGCGAGGGGGGCAGCAGCGGCGGGGGGCTGGGCGGCTGGGGGGGCTCCTCCTCCGGAGACCCCGACTCCTGGTCctgggacgaggaggaggaggagcaggacgacaacaacaacaacaacaccggcggcggcggcggcgggggaggagggacaACGGCGGGTCGCGACCCCGAGCCAGCGCTCCCCCGACGCAGGCGCAGCGAGGACGGCCTGGGCCGGACCTCCAGGTACCTCCAGACGGACGGGGACTACGTGGAGCTGCTGGAGCCCCGGGGGGGGCCCGACGGGGGGGCCGACGCCCGGCAGgcgcagccctcctcctcctcctcttcctcgcggTACCTGGAGATGCACGCCATCAGCAAGACCAAGACGCTGCCGCTGTGCCGGCGGAGCTACGCCATCAAGCTGAAGAGGGGGAAGGCCTGGGGCTACGGGAAGGCAGAGGGATCCGGGAGCTTCCGGAATGTTATAGGCGGGAAAAGGGACGTGACGTCGACGCACAGGGGGGACACGTTACCGGCTCAACCCTCGCCCCCCAGAGCCGACGAGCAGGGCGGCGTGGGGCGCTCGTACTCCTCGTCTCTCCACGACTCGGACGACGGCGAGAAGGCCCGGGAGAGCCAGGGAGTTTATTTCGAGGGTCCGTCCAAGGAGAGGAGGCCCGGCGTGGgcaaggagagggaaggagtcgGCCTCTCGCAGCCGTGCAGGGACGGGGGTAAGGAACACGAGGGCGTCAGTGACACTTTGGCCAGCAAAGGCTCCCAAGGcttgaccaatcacaagctGTTGCACACGATTGAGGGCCAATCAGATCCCGGGTCCCAGTCGGACTCTGTGTTCGAGGATGCCGATAAACCACTGAGCGGGGACAGCGATTCCACCACGCCCACTTCAGAAGCTCCGGAATGCGTACTCAAAGCCGGCACGCCGTTGGCCGACCTTCCGGGAAGCGGGGCGAATGCCACCGTCCCATTGGTCGACGGAGTTAGCACGAAGAAATGTCAGTTGATGGGACAATCTGGAACGTGTGCGGGTTCTGCCGACCCAAACGCGAGCCAGGAACCGGAGAAGAATGTAGTGAAGACCGCTGGCAGGGACTTACCTCAAGGTAGAGACGtcagagcagcagcagtgcgGGCTCCCAG gagaaagaggaagggaaaggGGGCCCAAAGAAGGGCTCGCTCCGGTGGCCGTGGCAACCAAAAAGCTTCTAAAGCTCTGCCTAAAGCTCCGCCCCCACTTCCCGCCCGCCCTTCCTCCGCCAAACCGCCAATCACCAAGGACAGCCAATTAGAGATAGCAGAGGAGTCTAGTGGACGGGACAAAGAACAAACTTCGTCCAATCAGGGAGCTGAAGAAACCCAACCAAGGAAAGGCAGCACAG AGACTCAGACCGAATCTGACTCCATCAGCCAATCCGGTACGAGTTTGTCCAACCACGATGCTTCAGAGTCAGGACCTGAAACCCCTCGTCCCGTCCTATCAGAGAACCCGTCTgctgaagccccgcccctcctgaGGGAACTGGACTCTGATTTGTTACAGTCTGGGAAATTCAAGCTATCCG GTACGGTGGACAGGCTTGGCCGGGCTCTGGTCGTCACGGAAACCCACGTTCCTGAGGAGGGCTACAGTGCTGAGGAGATGGCCAGAGTTCTGTCCTGTTACCACAGAATCACTCG CCCGGCAGCCAAAGAAAAAGGCCTGACCGTGTTGATTGACAGCCGCCAGAGcccgccctcccctctcttcctgtcgGCTCTTAACCACTTCCAG gtctTGGTTCCAGGCGGTCTTGGTTCTGTTCTGGTTCTCCTGGAAGAACAACAGGATGCCACCGCTCTCGAGCTGGAACCACTGGAG GTCCACGCGGTCCAGGGGACCGGGGTCCTCCAGCAGTACGTGGACCGGCAGCAGCTCCTCACGGACATGGGCGGGGACTTCAGCCACGCCCACGCCGACTGGCTGCTCTTCAGGCTG AGCCTGGAGAGCCTGACAGAGCGGTGTGAGGGCGCCCTCTCACTGCTAGGAGAGGCACTGCGCTCCATGGACGCTGAACCCATGCCAGACAATATCAAG GCTGTTCCTTTAAGTATTGAAAAGCACAGAGGACTCATGATGGACGTCCTGGCCGACCAAAGACTAACAGAGCTGCAGCAGAGGGGTGGGGCCTGGCTCGCCGGATTAACCAATAGCACGTCAGGATTGGCACATAAATCCCCAGACTGCAA AGCTGCCCTCGctgcgacctctgacctctatgAGAGCGTGGACGATGCCCTTCACCGATTGGTCCGCATGTCCAACCAGAGAGGCTGCGACCTGGAGGCTCTCGGACGTCTGGCGGGGCTGGTGGACAAACTGGAGAAG tGTGACCAGGAGATCAGGGAGGTGCAGTCCCAGCTGGAGGAGTACAAAGACCCGCCCCTGTCCCTCAGCCGGCTGTCCGTCAAGCAGCACAAGTTCAAGAGCTTCAGGGAGACGGCCAAC GACGTCCACAGCGAGAGCCTCCAGGTGCTGGGCCGGCTGGAGGTGTGGGCCGACCTGGACTGGTCCGGCCTGCGGGAcgtccagctgctgctgccccccgtCAGGGAGAGGCTCATCGACATGAGTCACCTGCTCTCCCACCGCTGGAGCTGCCTGGACAACACCCAGAGGCTGCTCACCACGCTGACTGAG gccACCCAGTGGTGTGACGCCGTCTCCtcggcctccccctcctcctcccccctggcctccctcccccccatccccccctcccggtTCCAGGACGCCCGCTCCCTGGCCCTGGAGCTGGGCgggggccccctgctggacctgtGGACCCAGACCATGGAGCGCTACCAGCGGACCGTGGCGCAGGTGAAGCCCCGGCTCCTCCAgggccccggccacgcccagggGCCCCAGGCGGGGAAGGGGCCCAAGACCCCCTGGACCAGCAGCCTGTGGGAGCTGATGGGGCCcgagggggagggcgagggggactggggcggaggcggcggcgcgGACGGGCCCCTGGGGACCCTACAGGCGTGGGGGTCCCTGGCGTCGCTGTTCCGACCGCAGACCTGCTCCACGCTGAAGATCGCCGAGCCGGCCGGGCCCAGGAaggagggcgggggcggggcctcgggaggggcagggggcggagccggAGGGTTCCTGCAGAACCTGCTGAATCCGGCCAAGAAGACG GTGGCGGCCGACGCCCCCGTCTTCCAGAAGCCCCCCAGGCGGCGCCACCCCAGCTTCGACCTCCAGGCCCTGCTGGCCCCCCGTCGGTccacgcccaccccccccccggccccgcccccgcccccctgctccACCCTGGCCCCGCCCTGCCGCGCCTCGCCCATGTCCTGGCTGGGCCGCCGCGCCGCCCTGGTGGACCCCGTCGTCACGGCGACGCTGGccgccaccatccccatgtggggcgacggcggcggcgacggGAGGGCGACGGGAGAccgagggggaggcggaggaggagcggggggaggcgtgggaggagtcagaggcgGAGGTGTGTTGATCCGAGGCGTGGAGGTCAGCAGCAAGGAGGTGGTGGACCACACGGGGTCGCCACGGCAACACGTGCTGCTGGGACGCATGGAgcgagagatggggggagagagggcgggcgcctccaccaccacgcagag taaGCTGTACCTGCTGTGGTGCAGGATGCTTAGTGCTGAGCGTCAGTACGTGGCCGTGCTGAAGGGGGCGCAAGAGACCTTCCTCCCCCTGCTGGAGCTCCCGGACACCCCCGCCGCCCTGCGGGGAAAGGCCGACGCCCTCTTCCCCTGCTGGGCCGGCCTGAGCAGCTTCCACGCGCAGTACCTGCTCCCGGCCATGGAGGGCGCCCTGCTGCAGAGCCTGCTGCAGCACGACTGCTTCAGCAAATAC AGTGACCACTTCCTCCAGTACTCCCATTACATCCGGACCAAACCAGAACTGGACTCTCCGTTGGTCACACAGGCCTCCGACTTCTTCAAG acgaagctgcccccatcctcccccctcttccccatGGCGTTCCCCCGCTGTCTCCATGCCCCGCTGCAGCGTCTGGAGCAGTACTGCCACGCCCTACAGGAGCTGGGGGGCCTCAACCCCGCCTCCGACTCCGCCCTCTCCATGCTCAGACACGCCCAGCGCCACGGCGAGGACCTCCGCGCCAGCGACCTCATCGTCGGCTGTCCG gtgtgtgtgtcggagcgGGGGGACCTGGTGAGGCAGGGGGAGctggtggtgtgtgggggggcgggcGCCCGCAGGAAGAAGGGGGGGGTCCGGACGGTCTTCCTCTACCAGAACATCCTCATCTTCACCAAGAGGAGGACCTGCAGCGCCGCGCGcacaacttacacacacaaacaccacatcaag aGCTGCGAGATGGGCCTGACCCAGAGCGTGGGCGAGGACGGCCTGCGGTTCGAGGTGTGGGTCCGCCAGGCGCCGCGGGGCCGCGACGTGCTGACGCTGCAGACCCCCACGCCGGCGCTGCGGGAGGCCTGGGCGCAGGACGTGGCCCGGCTGCTCTGGACGCACGCCATCAACAACACGG AGCTGTGTCTGAAGGAGTCCCTCTGCATGGGCATGTCCAGCAAACTGCTGCTGGACGTCACCGGCCCCCACTGCCCCGAGACCGACTCCATCAGCACCCTGACCGACAGAG tccACAGTAGTTGTTCTGACTCGTCCTCGGTGGGGAGCCAGAAGGAGGGGGGGTCTCCCGCCTCTGGGAGGGAGCCCAGAAGGAGCTCTGGGTCCTCCTGCtacacactg AGTGGCTCACCGTCCACAGCTGTGTAG